The following proteins are encoded in a genomic region of Chloracidobacterium sp.:
- a CDS encoding thermonuclease family protein: MRNEIKCVFLLFVVLGLATSGCSRSGRWKEPHESSTRRISDTSSTPQLATSATPVVKPNLNENNEGDILPKPTQPGKFHYEGKVVGIIDGDTIDVLDSENQSHRIRLAGIDAPESRQDFGSQSKAHLSSLIFGKTVLVDGNKQDRYGRQVAKILLMAEDINLAQISAGFAWHYKRYEKEQSPHDLKLYSEAELAAKAGKVGIWSLPNPIPPWEFR, translated from the coding sequence ATGAGAAATGAGATCAAATGTGTTTTCCTGCTCTTCGTTGTCCTCGGTCTAGCCACTAGCGGTTGTTCTCGCTCAGGCCGATGGAAGGAGCCTCACGAATCGAGTACACGCCGCATTTCGGATACCTCTTCCACGCCGCAACTAGCCACATCAGCGACGCCAGTAGTTAAACCTAATCTAAACGAAAACAATGAAGGTGATATTCTCCCAAAACCGACTCAACCCGGGAAATTCCATTATGAAGGCAAGGTAGTTGGTATTATTGACGGAGATACAATTGACGTGCTCGATTCTGAGAATCAATCACACCGCATTAGGTTGGCTGGAATAGACGCACCTGAATCACGCCAGGATTTTGGAAGCCAATCCAAAGCTCACTTATCGTCATTGATCTTTGGAAAAACGGTTTTGGTCGACGGGAATAAGCAAGATCGTTATGGACGCCAAGTAGCCAAAATACTCCTAATGGCTGAGGACATAAATTTAGCTCAAATCAGTGCCGGATTTGCATGGCACTACAAGAGGTATGAAAAGGAACAAAGTCCTCATGATCTTAAACTCTACAGCGAAGCGGAGTTGGCAGCTAAGGCAGGCAAGGTTGGTATTTGGTCATTACCTAACCCGATCCCGCCGTGGGAATTTAGATGA
- a CDS encoding methyltransferase, producing the protein MQQCSLATIEKIIEIIDVEQRAINNRELLAICAEEADYLLTDPHLCHEIAEVALNLLIVRKSGRQLLSSGEPAKACDEVLRPLQERLPSQTWRSANQITYQQFSTPAQIAYLSAYLLNLNENDTVLEPSCGTGSLAVWAKAAGATVVTNEIDPRRQQLTKLIGFEPTGQNAEFIDDLLPESIAPDVVLINPPFSSSGGRVVRNRNKFGLRHVESALRRLSSGGKFAVILGDGGSPKSLSGKLFWDSLLPVIRIARSISLPGREYYRNGTTVGVTLIFGHKFSVNEPASDVHTDNHENFQSVEAAFDAIKSEKI; encoded by the coding sequence ATGCAGCAGTGCTCTTTAGCGACAATTGAAAAGATCATCGAAATCATAGATGTTGAGCAACGAGCGATAAATAACCGAGAATTACTTGCGATATGTGCTGAAGAAGCTGATTACTTATTGACAGATCCGCACCTTTGTCACGAGATTGCCGAAGTTGCCTTGAATCTGCTGATCGTTAGAAAGTCCGGGAGACAATTACTTTCTTCAGGCGAACCGGCCAAAGCTTGCGACGAAGTTCTTCGACCTCTGCAAGAGCGACTTCCAAGCCAAACCTGGCGAAGTGCAAATCAGATAACTTATCAACAGTTTTCCACGCCGGCACAGATCGCGTACCTCTCAGCATATCTACTGAATTTGAACGAGAATGACACTGTGCTTGAGCCGTCATGCGGTACTGGCAGTCTTGCTGTTTGGGCAAAGGCAGCGGGAGCGACTGTTGTTACTAATGAAATAGATCCAAGAAGACAACAACTTACGAAACTGATCGGATTCGAGCCTACCGGACAAAATGCCGAGTTCATCGACGACCTTCTGCCTGAGAGTATTGCACCGGACGTTGTTCTGATCAACCCGCCGTTCTCATCAAGCGGTGGGCGCGTAGTTCGGAATCGTAACAAGTTCGGGCTTCGGCATGTTGAGTCCGCACTTCGGCGTCTCTCAAGCGGAGGCAAGTTTGCAGTTATCCTTGGGGATGGCGGATCACCAAAAAGTTTATCAGGCAAGCTATTCTGGGACTCGCTTTTGCCCGTCATTCGCATTGCCAGATCGATTAGTCTCCCCGGTCGCGAGTATTACCGGAACGGCACAACCGTCGGCGTGACTTTGATATTTGGTCACAAATTCTCAGTCAACGAACCGGCTAGTGATGTTCACACTGACAATCACGAGAACTTCCAAAGTGTCGAAGCAGCTTTCGACGCAATCAAATCTGAAAAGATATGA
- the nth gene encoding endonuclease III, which translates to MVEDRKKHTAEISKKLKKLYPAPVVELDYSTPFELLVASLLAAQNRDTTINKITTNLFRKYRGPADYLSVESSELEQDIHLSGFFRQKAKAIKALSQKLVVDFGGNVPETMDDLLTLPGVGRKTANVILSFAIGKPAGIVVDTHHIRLSERLGLSEQKLGDKIEKEMVEIVPKKDWVIWSSMITLHGRRICVAKKPKCDECVLNEICPSSQV; encoded by the coding sequence ATGGTCGAAGACAGGAAAAAACACACCGCAGAAATTTCAAAGAAACTGAAGAAACTCTATCCAGCTCCAGTCGTCGAATTGGACTACTCAACGCCCTTTGAACTGTTAGTAGCATCGCTCCTAGCCGCCCAGAATCGAGACACGACAATAAATAAGATCACCACGAACTTATTCAGAAAGTATAGAGGCCCAGCGGATTACCTTTCGGTCGAATCTTCGGAACTTGAACAAGATATTCATCTGTCGGGATTTTTCAGACAGAAAGCGAAGGCGATAAAAGCTCTGTCACAGAAACTCGTTGTTGATTTTGGCGGCAATGTTCCTGAAACTATGGACGATCTATTAACACTTCCCGGTGTAGGACGAAAAACCGCAAACGTGATCTTGAGCTTTGCAATTGGAAAACCCGCAGGAATTGTTGTTGACACTCATCACATCAGGTTATCGGAACGACTTGGTCTCTCGGAACAAAAACTGGGTGACAAAATTGAAAAAGAAATGGTTGAGATAGTGCCCAAGAAGGATTGGGTTATCTGGTCAAGTATGATCACGCTCCACGGAAGGAGGATATGTGTTGCAAAGAAGCCAAAGTGTGACGAATGTGTTCTAAACGAGATCTGCCCGTCTAGTCAGGTATGA
- the umuD gene encoding translesion error-prone DNA polymerase V autoproteolytic subunit: MQFYVPSMNSSPIALPLVEFRVPAGFPSPAADYVEKRIDINDLLIKNPSFTFFAYADGDSMTPSIQDGDLMVVDRKAEQNNGCVVLASVNNNFCVKRLFRWPDGSIELRPENPKYESIHLPSEYEGDFEIFGKVIFSIHSLQK; encoded by the coding sequence ATGCAATTCTACGTTCCTTCCATGAATTCTAGTCCGATCGCATTACCGCTGGTCGAATTCCGCGTTCCAGCAGGCTTTCCGTCGCCAGCAGCAGATTACGTTGAAAAGCGCATCGACATCAACGATCTTTTAATCAAAAACCCCTCTTTTACGTTTTTTGCTTACGCGGATGGTGACTCAATGACACCTTCGATTCAAGACGGAGATCTGATGGTGGTTGACAGGAAAGCTGAACAAAACAACGGATGCGTAGTGCTTGCGTCCGTAAACAATAATTTCTGTGTGAAGCGACTTTTTCGTTGGCCTGACGGCTCGATTGAACTAAGACCTGAAAATCCAAAATACGAATCGATCCACCTTCCATCCGAATACGAAGGCGACTTCGAGATTTTCGGGAAGGTGATCTTTTCAATACACAGTCTGCAAAAGTGA
- a CDS encoding SOS response-associated peptidase yields the protein MCNRYRTAKDIEKLRTIFANAPDEWFEDSDDRYDSFFPKSTVPVYLRVRGEEMFRNFQWGIHPYWAKNKSQILTNTKSEEALNKPTWTDSFRKRRCLMPATCFFEPTRVDGKKYQVEFTLKDGSPFAFAAIWQKSEIDGEKLNCCSLLTCEPNELVGEIHGRMPVILTPAYFDTYLNTPPEQAENLIELLQPFPSDLMHGMFESPQKSSA from the coding sequence ATGTGCAACCGGTATCGAACAGCAAAAGACATTGAGAAATTGCGGACGATCTTCGCGAATGCTCCGGATGAGTGGTTCGAGGATTCAGATGATCGGTACGACTCATTTTTTCCTAAGAGTACTGTGCCTGTTTATTTGCGTGTTAGGGGTGAGGAAATGTTCCGGAATTTTCAGTGGGGAATACACCCTTATTGGGCAAAAAACAAGAGTCAGATTTTGACCAACACAAAATCCGAAGAGGCTCTTAACAAGCCGACATGGACCGACTCGTTTAGAAAACGTCGATGTCTGATGCCTGCCACATGCTTTTTTGAACCCACGAGAGTAGATGGCAAAAAATATCAGGTTGAATTTACCCTGAAAGATGGTTCGCCTTTTGCGTTTGCCGCAATTTGGCAGAAGTCTGAGATCGACGGTGAAAAACTCAACTGCTGTTCGCTGCTCACGTGCGAACCTAATGAGTTAGTTGGAGAAATTCATGGAAGAATGCCGGTTATTTTGACTCCGGCGTATTTCGATACCTATTTGAACACTCCGCCTGAACAAGCCGAAAACCTGATTGAACTCCTCCAGCCATTTCCATCCGACCTGATGCATGGCATGTTTGAATCTCCTCAAAAGAGTTCCGCATAG
- a CDS encoding Y-family DNA polymerase, with amino-acid sequence MKAVALIDCNNFYVSCERLFEPKLNGRPVIVLSNNDGCVVSRSQEVKDMGIPMGVPLFQIREQVERNKIAVYSSNYTLYGDISSRVHEAISHFSDQVENYSIDEAFAEIEANQFSKSFMASGIEIRESVKCWTGIPSSVGIGPTKTLAKIAGSIAKKSPTGVFNLTDKCLLEQVLDQTDIIDIWGINKRTAAKLQRIGIVSAKQLRDMELRDARKLLTVVGARLVEELRGNPCLNLELIQPRKKNICSSRSFAGEVKTFREMADSVIHYLSTAAEKMRRQKLNASAISVFIETARFKEKGVYANSGTLKIQPTDSTLEMIPQALRILKAIYKPGYGYRKSGVLLLGLQPIEGETKRLFDEAIYLEDKTLMSAIDAINLKYGRGTVRFGSAQNRREQNWHTNRNFLSKSFTTNPDQFLTIYV; translated from the coding sequence GTGAAAGCCGTTGCCCTAATTGATTGCAATAATTTCTATGTATCCTGCGAACGTCTTTTTGAACCAAAATTGAACGGCAGGCCGGTTATCGTCTTGTCCAATAACGACGGATGTGTTGTGTCTCGCTCTCAAGAAGTGAAAGACATGGGCATACCGATGGGAGTTCCGCTATTCCAAATTAGAGAACAGGTCGAGCGTAACAAGATTGCGGTTTACTCAAGCAACTATACGTTGTACGGAGATATAAGCTCACGCGTTCATGAAGCGATCTCACATTTTTCCGATCAGGTTGAGAACTACAGCATCGATGAGGCGTTTGCTGAGATCGAAGCGAACCAATTTTCAAAGTCATTCATGGCTTCCGGGATCGAGATCAGGGAGAGCGTAAAGTGCTGGACAGGAATCCCGTCAAGCGTAGGCATTGGCCCAACAAAAACTCTCGCTAAGATTGCGGGCAGTATTGCCAAAAAGTCTCCAACGGGCGTATTTAATCTGACTGATAAATGTTTGTTAGAGCAGGTCTTGGATCAGACTGATATCATTGATATATGGGGAATTAATAAAAGAACAGCGGCAAAACTCCAAAGAATCGGGATAGTCTCAGCCAAGCAATTACGCGATATGGAATTGCGTGATGCAAGAAAATTGCTCACGGTCGTAGGTGCGCGACTTGTCGAAGAGCTCAGAGGAAATCCCTGTTTGAATCTGGAACTCATTCAGCCACGCAAAAAGAATATCTGCAGCTCGCGATCATTTGCGGGTGAAGTAAAGACCTTTCGTGAAATGGCGGATTCTGTTATCCACTATCTTTCGACTGCTGCGGAAAAGATGCGAAGACAGAAACTTAATGCCAGCGCTATAAGCGTGTTCATTGAAACAGCCAGGTTCAAAGAGAAAGGGGTTTATGCAAACTCAGGAACCTTGAAGATCCAGCCGACTGATTCCACCCTTGAAATGATCCCTCAAGCCTTGCGAATCCTGAAGGCGATCTACAAACCTGGATACGGCTACCGAAAATCAGGCGTTCTGCTTCTTGGACTTCAACCTATCGAGGGAGAAACAAAACGGCTATTCGATGAAGCAATCTACCTTGAAGACAAAACCTTGATGTCAGCCATCGACGCGATAAATCTCAAATACGGCCGAGGGACAGTTAGATTTGGATCGGCCCAAAATAGACGAGAACAAAATTGGCACACGAACAGGAATTTTCTCTCCAAGTCATTTACGACCAATCCAGACCAGTTCCTAACAATCTATGTTTGA
- a CDS encoding lytic transglycosylase domain-containing protein: protein MIKQLLISSAMFGVLIVFPFNLKAQTRIVHTKEAISQMDVLARSRIFEPAIIEAAQSEGIDPLILWAIAYNETRFRPWLTSPKNAKGLMQFMPATASRFGLWDPYEPKASILAAAKYVKVLGRLFEWRLDSILAAYNSGEGTVTAYLIGKSLLVNGKLINPSRIRTNGGVPPYKETRNYVTSGLKIYAWLTKQNRLVLPQNTLASTTTIRRQPAVEINNNQSKQKNEDARPKDLPIVVYYEPRTGLRRVLNNPDTDSLPSGQNGPVIVSPETRIMSGRIARTTFVGRLR, encoded by the coding sequence ATGATCAAACAACTTCTAATTTCATCGGCCATGTTCGGCGTGCTCATTGTTTTTCCTTTTAATCTCAAAGCCCAGACGCGGATCGTTCACACCAAGGAAGCAATCTCGCAAATGGACGTTCTGGCGCGTTCGCGGATTTTTGAACCGGCAATCATTGAGGCCGCACAAAGTGAGGGCATCGATCCGTTGATACTGTGGGCAATCGCTTACAACGAAACGCGATTTCGGCCTTGGCTAACAAGCCCCAAAAATGCCAAAGGCCTGATGCAGTTCATGCCTGCGACAGCTTCACGTTTCGGTCTGTGGGATCCTTATGAACCAAAAGCCTCGATCCTTGCTGCGGCAAAATATGTGAAGGTTTTGGGGCGGCTCTTCGAGTGGCGTTTGGACTCGATCCTTGCGGCTTACAATTCGGGCGAAGGGACTGTTACGGCGTACTTGATCGGAAAGTCGCTCTTGGTAAACGGAAAGTTGATAAACCCCTCTCGTATTCGGACAAACGGCGGAGTTCCTCCTTACAAAGAAACCCGCAATTATGTGACGAGCGGACTGAAAATATATGCGTGGCTGACGAAGCAAAATAGGCTTGTTCTACCACAAAACACACTTGCCTCAACTACAACGATTCGTCGGCAACCGGCTGTCGAGATCAACAACAACCAGTCCAAGCAGAAAAACGAAGATGCTCGGCCTAAGGATCTGCCAATTGTCGTGTACTACGAACCTCGCACCGGTCTCCGACGAGTTTTGAACAATCCAGATACTGATTCATTACCAAGCGGCCAAAATGGCCCGGTGATCGTATCTCCGGAAACCCGCATCATGTCAGGTCGGATAGCCCGTACCACTTTCGTCGGCAGACTTAGATAG
- a CDS encoding winged helix-turn-helix domain-containing protein, whose protein sequence is MSHEFHFCEFRLDADEETLYHDGERVNLKLRNVQVLLHLVENPGQIVTKQEFLDKVWGRAFVEESNLSVSIAQIRKALGDDSKNPKFIENLPKKGYRFIADVKKIEKNGKNGTSENEALTDVRATDTTATDTTDAERTRVSAFREYKYWIAAALVLLVFGIFVSYRNFVYGDGRSSAISNEFNVNFSKEEQKYLDKYGASNREAYQHYLRGRYYWDRREETIGDSYYDKAVDEFKAAIDKDPTFALPYTGIANALGQMSVGSKNALPNDERYRVVTAYLRKAIEIDPTLSQAHASLGMNELFLAPKPKWEIAGQEYRKAVELDPSNAQARHWLAEYLALTGKFDESLVEYDKAIELDPLSMAVRGDKCYAYMFARRNDEAVRCIEEVRKLDRNFKRTYFYAFTIYTAADRLKEAMNVYPLIDYGGNADIYKEYEPKLKAALDADGNLGFWRVYLELALKFGGYGRVMALAKLGDKDAAFAELEKMVDAGGGTVPYLKVWPFFDNLHDDPRWTAVLDKIGLQK, encoded by the coding sequence ATGTCCCACGAATTTCACTTTTGCGAATTTAGGCTTGATGCGGATGAAGAAACCCTGTATCACGACGGCGAACGGGTAAATCTGAAGCTGCGCAATGTTCAGGTATTGCTGCATTTGGTTGAAAATCCCGGACAGATCGTTACAAAACAAGAATTTTTAGACAAGGTTTGGGGACGGGCTTTTGTCGAAGAATCAAACCTTTCGGTGTCAATCGCCCAGATAAGAAAAGCACTCGGCGATGACTCAAAAAATCCAAAATTCATCGAAAACCTGCCGAAAAAGGGATACCGTTTTATCGCGGATGTAAAAAAGATCGAGAAAAACGGGAAGAACGGAACATCTGAAAATGAAGCCCTTACTGACGTGCGGGCTACAGACACGACGGCTACAGATACAACTGATGCAGAGCGGACAAGAGTGTCCGCGTTCCGTGAATACAAGTATTGGATCGCGGCAGCTTTGGTGCTGTTGGTATTTGGGATATTCGTAAGCTATCGGAATTTTGTCTATGGAGACGGCAGAAGCTCCGCGATCTCGAACGAATTCAACGTAAACTTTTCCAAAGAAGAGCAAAAGTATCTTGATAAATACGGAGCGAGCAACCGCGAGGCTTATCAGCACTATTTACGTGGCAGATATTATTGGGATCGCCGTGAAGAGACGATCGGCGACAGTTATTACGACAAGGCAGTTGACGAATTTAAGGCAGCCATTGACAAGGATCCGACATTCGCATTGCCTTATACAGGCATCGCCAACGCTCTCGGTCAAATGAGCGTAGGCAGCAAAAATGCTTTGCCAAATGATGAACGATACAGAGTCGTAACGGCTTATCTGCGTAAGGCTATCGAGATCGATCCGACATTGAGCCAGGCACACGCTTCGTTAGGAATGAACGAACTTTTTCTTGCTCCGAAACCTAAATGGGAGATTGCCGGACAGGAATATCGAAAAGCTGTGGAACTCGACCCGTCGAACGCGCAGGCCCGGCACTGGCTTGCGGAATATCTCGCGTTGACAGGAAAATTCGACGAAAGCCTTGTGGAATATGACAAGGCAATTGAACTCGATCCGCTCTCGATGGCGGTTCGTGGTGATAAATGCTACGCCTATATGTTCGCCCGGCGAAACGACGAAGCGGTTCGATGCATCGAGGAAGTCCGAAAACTCGATCGGAATTTCAAACGTACATACTTTTACGCATTTACAATCTATACCGCCGCCGACAGGCTCAAAGAGGCAATGAATGTCTATCCGCTTATTGATTACGGCGGAAATGCTGATATTTACAAAGAATATGAACCGAAACTAAAAGCGGCCTTAGACGCTGACGGGAATCTTGGATTTTGGCGTGTGTACTTAGAATTGGCGTTAAAGTTTGGCGGATACGGACGTGTAATGGCTTTAGCCAAACTGGGCGACAAAGATGCGGCTTTCGCGGAACTCGAAAAAATGGTTGATGCCGGCGGCGGCACCGTTCCGTATCTAAAAGTCTGGCCATTCTTCGACAACCTCCACGACGATCCGCGCTGGACCGCTGTGCTCGATAAGATAGGATTGCAGAAATGA
- a CDS encoding strawberry notch family protein produces MNPICLPPSIQAANYEEMLSSYQQSADIPAPFSGAASATVSVETSESDKTGHILAYAPRFVAGGVQHPGVIVETPGLANVEPPSITYRPHLPSELALSGKLSAMQLERIIYAGQAHHQRLSDGARAGISIGDGTGTGKTASLAGIVLDNWFHGRRRSVWFSVKADLIEAVSDEFERLGLKPPIKLINDFQSDSDIAFGDGILFCTYRSLIARSKVGHRRIDQIINWLGKDGVVIFDEGHKAKYAFADDRGKSTQTGAAVLEIQDPIRFPNLRVVYSSATSAGEIRHLAYMSRLGLWGEGTNFPLGFEQFAEEIESGGVGALEMVCRDLKAMGRYLCGNLSMGIDPKSGLAVEFREVTHWLTPAQRQMYDNMAQGWQEVFKNIHRALDLTNSGKATRAQAVNQFWAQHQRCFRNLITAFKVPTLIREIEDALGRSESVVVSITGTGESQTKKQIEWGADQEEAIDSLDFSPRETLTRLVASCFPTACFQERTNPYSGTTEYIPVLDADGNQVESRAALQLRSELLDKLSILEVPEHPLDQLVNYFGVENVSEMTGRKKRLIRTMSGTLEYRPRQLPGVPSKLINLHEKNAFQNGDKRIAIMSEVASTGDSLHAGCNVGNKQRRLHIAAELKWSADKQIQDFGRTHRTGQVAPPVYLLVFTELGGEKRFSATIARRLGNMGALTKGDRKAEKAGNLDKYNLESKEGRSALNIILSNIMRGTEVPGLDDAKQAVRDMGLTKTVDGVEDVPDSEKTNIPRFLNRLLSLEVERQNALFDYFYSTFQETLEYLKQQGKLDDGMEDLKAVSVKIAEPPKVLHNDALTGAKTVYYNLILKVATKPAGFRELASDEIHQFFQHRENGTFVAVRKTLSHTDPETGERYQMYSISKPVGRNLSYIPERELNQKYRVVPKTKAEKWWIEEEDKIPEFEHRTVHLLSGALLPIWKYLKTLSKDALNIVRTTTDDCMRLVGVKISDEWLVDIRRHFGLRSKTPTTAQEVLRITDFEHNTVKLIADIEIRTARFQGMLLTEVCPSTLDQIKELREIGLVNIAQHGKQRFFLPQDEPSAIACLEKVIELYPPDSSESGLLTEIETSHEIFAKDEPIQLPEWLIEPDIDLVADLIRQPEFNSLG; encoded by the coding sequence TTGAATCCAATTTGCCTCCCGCCTTCAATTCAAGCTGCCAACTACGAAGAAATGTTATCAAGTTACCAACAATCCGCGGACATTCCTGCGCCTTTTTCAGGGGCGGCATCGGCCACTGTATCCGTAGAAACGAGCGAGTCGGATAAGACGGGTCATATACTGGCCTACGCACCCAGATTCGTCGCCGGCGGAGTTCAACACCCAGGAGTAATAGTTGAAACCCCGGGACTCGCTAATGTGGAACCACCATCGATAACTTACCGGCCACATCTGCCTAGCGAACTTGCTTTGAGTGGAAAACTGTCGGCAATGCAGCTTGAGAGAATTATCTATGCCGGACAGGCTCATCATCAGAGGCTCAGCGACGGAGCGCGTGCCGGTATCAGCATCGGAGACGGAACGGGTACGGGTAAAACAGCGTCGCTGGCCGGGATCGTTCTGGATAACTGGTTTCACGGGCGAAGGCGCTCTGTTTGGTTCTCGGTAAAAGCCGATCTCATTGAAGCAGTTTCGGATGAGTTTGAAAGACTCGGACTTAAACCGCCGATAAAACTGATAAACGATTTTCAGTCTGACAGCGATATCGCGTTCGGTGACGGCATACTTTTCTGTACATACCGATCACTGATTGCTCGTTCTAAAGTCGGACATCGCCGGATCGATCAAATTATTAATTGGTTGGGTAAAGACGGTGTTGTAATCTTCGACGAGGGGCATAAAGCCAAATATGCGTTTGCGGATGATCGCGGCAAGTCAACCCAAACCGGTGCGGCAGTTCTTGAGATACAAGATCCGATCCGTTTCCCGAATCTGAGAGTGGTCTATTCTTCGGCTACCTCGGCAGGTGAGATAAGACATCTTGCCTATATGTCGAGGCTCGGATTATGGGGAGAAGGCACGAATTTCCCGCTTGGTTTTGAGCAGTTCGCAGAAGAGATTGAATCCGGCGGCGTTGGTGCACTCGAAATGGTCTGCCGCGACCTGAAGGCGATGGGCCGGTACCTTTGCGGAAACCTGAGTATGGGAATCGATCCGAAGTCGGGCCTTGCCGTTGAATTTCGAGAGGTGACGCACTGGCTTACACCTGCTCAGAGACAAATGTATGACAACATGGCTCAAGGATGGCAGGAGGTATTCAAAAATATTCACCGGGCGCTTGATCTTACAAATTCCGGCAAGGCCACACGAGCTCAGGCGGTCAATCAATTTTGGGCCCAGCATCAACGATGTTTTCGGAATCTGATTACCGCATTCAAAGTGCCGACGCTCATACGGGAGATAGAAGATGCACTTGGCAGGTCAGAGTCGGTTGTCGTTTCGATTACCGGCACCGGTGAGAGCCAGACAAAGAAACAGATCGAATGGGGAGCTGATCAGGAAGAAGCAATTGACAGCCTCGATTTTAGCCCGCGTGAAACTCTGACAAGGCTTGTTGCCAGCTGCTTCCCGACCGCCTGCTTTCAGGAACGCACCAACCCATACAGCGGCACGACCGAATACATTCCTGTTCTCGATGCCGATGGAAATCAGGTCGAGAGCCGTGCGGCTTTACAGTTAAGAAGCGAACTTCTGGATAAACTCTCTATTCTTGAAGTTCCTGAACACCCGCTTGATCAGCTTGTAAATTATTTTGGAGTTGAAAATGTCTCGGAAATGACCGGCCGCAAGAAAAGGCTTATCCGAACGATGTCTGGAACCCTTGAATACAGGCCACGCCAACTTCCCGGCGTTCCGTCGAAGCTGATCAATCTGCATGAGAAGAACGCTTTTCAGAACGGCGACAAGAGAATAGCCATAATGTCCGAGGTAGCTTCAACCGGTGACAGCCTTCATGCCGGTTGTAATGTCGGGAACAAGCAGCGCCGCCTTCATATTGCCGCCGAATTGAAATGGTCAGCCGATAAGCAGATACAGGACTTTGGCCGTACGCACAGAACCGGACAGGTTGCCCCTCCCGTGTATCTTTTGGTCTTTACCGAACTTGGGGGCGAAAAACGATTTTCCGCTACCATTGCCCGCAGGCTTGGGAATATGGGGGCTCTTACCAAGGGTGATAGAAAAGCGGAAAAGGCGGGCAATCTTGATAAATACAATCTAGAATCAAAGGAAGGCCGCTCTGCACTCAATATTATTCTGTCGAACATAATGCGGGGCACAGAAGTGCCTGGTCTTGACGATGCTAAGCAGGCTGTGCGTGACATGGGGCTTACAAAAACTGTCGATGGAGTCGAAGATGTTCCGGACAGCGAGAAGACTAATATTCCAAGATTCCTGAACAGGCTCCTTTCGCTTGAAGTAGAAAGGCAGAATGCTTTGTTCGACTATTTTTACTCGACCTTTCAGGAGACGCTTGAATATTTAAAACAGCAGGGCAAGCTCGACGACGGCATGGAAGACCTCAAAGCCGTTTCAGTTAAGATCGCCGAGCCGCCGAAGGTGCTTCATAACGATGCTCTAACCGGTGCGAAAACGGTGTATTACAATCTGATCCTCAAAGTTGCGACAAAGCCGGCTGGATTCCGCGAACTTGCCTCGGACGAGATCCACCAGTTCTTTCAGCATAGAGAGAACGGTACTTTCGTTGCTGTCCGCAAGACTCTTTCGCATACCGATCCGGAAACCGGGGAAAGATACCAAATGTATTCGATCTCAAAACCCGTGGGCAGAAATCTTTCGTATATTCCTGAGCGAGAACTGAACCAAAAATACCGAGTCGTCCCCAAAACGAAAGCAGAAAAATGGTGGATCGAGGAAGAGGACAAGATCCCGGAGTTTGAACATAGAACGGTTCATTTGCTGAGCGGAGCACTGCTCCCCATCTGGAAATATCTCAAAACTTTGAGCAAAGATGCCCTCAATATTGTGAGGACAACCACGGACGACTGTATGCGGCTGGTCGGGGTAAAGATATCCGACGAATGGCTGGTGGATATACGAAGGCATTTTGGTCTGAGGTCGAAAACTCCGACAACTGCCCAAGAAGTCCTCCGAATAACTGATTTTGAGCACAACACGGTCAAACTTATCGCTGATATTGAAATTAGGACTGCACGATTTCAGGGGATGCTTCTAACCGAAGTTTGCCCGTCAACTCTCGATCAGATCAAGGAGCTGCGCGAAATAGGGCTTGTCAATATCGCCCAGCACGGCAAGCAACGATTCTTTCTGCCGCAAGATGAGCCTTCAGCAATTGCTTGCCTTGAAAAGGTCATCGAATTATATCCGCCGGATTCAAGCGAGTCTGGATTGCTGACTGAGATTGAAACGAGTCATGAGATATTTGCCAAGGATGAACCTATACAACTTCCTGAGTGGCTCATTGAACCCGATATAGATTTAGTCGCAGACTTGATTCGACAACCAGAGTTTAATTCGTTGGGCTAA